The Pontibacter korlensis sequence ACTTCCACAAAAGTGCCTATGATCAAGGGCGGGATTGAGTCTGCACCTGCATTTCGTGCCAGCGGATCAGTTACAGAAACGAGCACCCTTGCCAGACGTGTTTGCGTATCCAGCGCACCTACCAGGCGGAAAAGCTTACCTTTTCTATACTGCCCCGCTGACCAGCTGGTGGTGTTAAAGATTTTTGCCTCCGCCCCGGCATTGGCTACATTCTCAGAAAAGGTGAGCCAGTTGACTTTGGAAACGGGAACATTGGCAGCCACCCAATACTCTTCCATACCTACCAGGCGCCCCAGCTCTGCACCAGGGGCAAGCTGAGAGCCTACGTTGGCGTTACGGCTGATGATATGGGCATTGAACGGAGCCCGGACAGTAGTCCGCTGCAGGTTAAGTTGGGCCTGATCTACGGCAGCTTCCGCCGCAGCTACCCTTGCCTTGGCTGCATCCAGCTGCGGTTTACGAAGCACCAACTCCTGGTTATCTGCAGGAAGTTCTTCGCCTATTAATTCATAGTCGTTTCGGGCCACCTCCTGCCTGCCCATCTCCACGCTTAAATCAGTTTTCGCTAATTGTAGATCACTCTTTCTAAGCTGTAACGTATTGCGGTAATCAGCAGGATTTATTTGCAGCAGCACTTCCCCCTTTTTTACAAAAGAGCCTGGCGTGAAACTTTCAGAAATGCTAACCACCTCCCCACCTACCTGGGTACTCAGGATAATGTCCTTGGCCGCCTGCACGGTTCCTGTCGCCACTACGGTGGGGGTATAATTACCCCTGTTTACCTCCACTACATCCACCAGCATGGCTGTGGTTATACTTGCTCCTTCCCGCTCCGCCTCCGGTGCCGTCATGAACACGACAAAGGTGATGGCAGCACTTACCAGAAGTATGGCGGCACTAATTATAAATGTCTTCCTTTTGCTCATCTACATGCGCTATATGCTGTTAGCCTATGTGCTACAAATCCTCCATCTCTTTCTCCAGTTGATTGTCTCTTTCTGTTTCAAAACCACCAGCCAAGGCCCTGTATAAGTCAACTCTTATTTCCAGCAGGCCCAGCCTTGCATTCACTAAATCCCTTCGTAGCTGTTGCAGCTGATTCAGGATAACCAACACGTCAAGGTAGGGGGTAAAACCGTTAAGGTACTCTATCCGGAGTTGCCCAAAAGTTTTTTCGGCCAGCTCCACCTGTTTTGCTATTACTTCAATTTGCTGGACTTGTTTTGTTTCCTGCATCAGAGCATTTTCTATTTCCTGGAAAGCAATCAGCACTGTCTGCCCGTATTCATTTAGTTGCTGCTGTCGGATGGCCTCCGTCT is a genomic window containing:
- a CDS encoding efflux RND transporter periplasmic adaptor subunit; the protein is MSKRKTFIISAAILLVSAAITFVVFMTAPEAEREGASITTAMLVDVVEVNRGNYTPTVVATGTVQAAKDIILSTQVGGEVVSISESFTPGSFVKKGEVLLQINPADYRNTLQLRKSDLQLAKTDLSVEMGRQEVARNDYELIGEELPADNQELVLRKPQLDAAKARVAAAEAAVDQAQLNLQRTTVRAPFNAHIISRNANVGSQLAPGAELGRLVGMEEYWVAANVPVSKVNWLTFSENVANAGAEAKIFNTTSWSAGQYRKGKLFRLVGALDTQTRLARVLVSVTDPLARNAGADSIPPLIIGTFVEVRIQAKEIPNVIRLSRDYLRQGNTVWVMKDGKLDIRKVDVLFDDAEYAYISKGLSDGEMVVTTDLSTVVEGSKLRTESGGAAQDTASTERNQE